In Euwallacea fornicatus isolate EFF26 chromosome 31, ASM4011564v1, whole genome shotgun sequence, the following proteins share a genomic window:
- the LOC136348068 gene encoding acetylcholine receptor subunit alpha-like isoform X2, with protein MFNFVILVNIICVVNCVFYKSNSSDLTKCDISYSRSGSTYKEFYPIHTQENETFFLDFHFAVLATSDAHILLTESDNVSKKDSAYEVVIGAGGNTFCDIRRMQKSEVKQSVHIKGLLSALDPHFFWLHITKGGVLEVGREGDNASFIEWMDPEPLAVKFISFSTWSGIEAKWYFNCDRSESQEEIEKRLTALDKLRRNLLKPYDPLVRPVINQSTITQILMAMDIEYLDLDEQKSSIELQGTTSMRWHDEKLYWDPIAYENVTQIHAARSEVWTPEFTCYSTVSTPIQLPQNSILTVDNRGEVLWKTTFHLKAFCDEPQMADWPRNIHICKVLFGFAVDYGSIVLNFSDTSSSFLQQSSSQWLVLEASVVDIETTNDSSTNEPRFGVYFEIRRSSAMYGMVFLVPLLGICLLFVWWVSPRGNTKLLLGCSQVIIGIIMLLALAHFVPHKPGRVPLLIVLYVWCLGSSLLAVMLSVMVTNLYKKKHSKPLPHVVCNVLTKRVVKVALWLPNIVMPEDYGDLDISLSLSNVSRAEDKDHQFWILLVIAIERVVFLFYTIFIVTIMVKYVISCF; from the exons atgtttaattttgttatattagTGAATATTATTTGCGTTGTTAACTGTGTATTTTATAAGTCAAATTCCTCAG ATTTAACCAAATGCGACATATCATATTCCCGGTCTGGTAGTACCTACAAGGAATTTTACCCAATCCATACTCAAGAAAATGAAACTTTCTTCTTGGATTTCCATTTCGCCGTTTTAGCTACCAGTGATGCCCACATATTACTGACCGAATCAG ATAACGTCAGTAAAAAAGACTCTGCATATGAAGTGGTTATCGGTGCAGGAGGAAATACTTTTTGTGATATCAGAAGAATGCAGAAATCGGAGGTCAAGCAGTCGGTTCATATCAAGGGTTTGTTGTCTGCTCTTGATCCTCACTTTTTTTGGCTTCACATCACCAAAGGTGGAGTACTCGAAGTGGGAAGAGAAGGCGACAATGCATCTTTCATTGAGTGGATGGACCCTGAACCATTAGCCGTGAAATTTATAAGTTTCAGTACCTGGTCGGGAATCGAAGCCAAGTGGTACTTCAACTGCGATCGATCAGAAAGTCAAGAA GAAATTGAGAAAAGACTAACAGCACTGGACAAGCTTAGGCGAAACCTTTTAAAACCATACGACCCTTTGGTTAGACCTGTAATAAACCAATCTACAAtcactcaaattttgatggcCATGGATATTGAATACCTGGATTTA GACGAGCAAAAATCTTCAATAGAGCTTCAAGGCACTACTTCCATG AGATGGCACGACGAAAAGCTTTATTGGGACCCCATTGCCTATGAGAACGTAACGCAAATCCATGCAGCTAGGAGCGAAGTTTGGACTCCAGAGTTTACCTGTTACAG CACTGTAAGCACTCCAATACAGCTGCCCCAAAACTCCATCCTAACAGTAGACAATAGAGGTGAGGTGTTATGGAAAACCACATTTCACTTGAAGGCGTTTTGCGATGAGCCCCAAATGGCAGATTGGCCCAGGAACATTCACATTTGCAAAGTCCTTTTCGGATTTGCAGTGGACTACGGCAGTATTGTACTTAACTTTAGTGATACTTCTAGCAGTTTC TTGCAACAAAGCTCCTCACAATGGCTGGTATTAGAGGCCTCCGTAGTTGATATTGAAACGACTAATGATAGCTCCACCAACGAGCCCAGATTTGGAGTTTACTTTGAGATTAGGAGATCCTCTGCTATGTATGGCATGGTGTTCCTCGTGCCCCTTCTTG GCATTTGCCTGCTTTTCGTCTGGTGGGTGTCACCACGAGGTAACACGAAACTGCTCCTGGGTTGTTCACAAGTCATAATAGGGATTATAATGTTACTCGCTCTGGCGCATTTTGTGCCCCACAAGCCCGGCAGAGTTCCATTGCTAA TCGTCCTTTATGTATGGTGTTTAGGAAGCAGCTTACTGGCAGTGATGTTGTCAGTTATGGTGACAAACCTCTATAAGAAGAAACATTCAAAACCGCTTCCTCATGTGGTTTGCAATGTCTTGACTAAAAGAGTTGTTAAGGTAGCTCTATGGTTACCCAATATCGTG ATGCCCGAAGATTATGGGGACTTGGACATATCCCTATCTCTCTCCAACGTATCTAGGGCAGAAGACAAGGACCACCAATTCTGGATCCTTTTAGTAATCGCCATTGAAAGAGTAGTGTTCTTGTTTTACACAATCTTTATTGTAACAATCATGGTTAAATACGTAATATcctgtttttga
- the LOC136348066 gene encoding uncharacterized protein isoform X1, whose product MWWLTLSLIWWCGTAAIPSPAPPPDGARGAWHCPEITQQPVVECSCDMPHTLRCTGDKTALQIIARKLRSLGAASISLLDCTVQNVSVLSGPLLEGISLHGLVISSGEVRDVDSIAFEGLTSPLQALGLPNNQLTSVPTLALNSLPELDRLDLSGNRMKTLEGASFKGLRNLSFIDISNNIITKISPNTFDNLPQLRILRLRANRISIHVITKVNPITTVEDLDMSENLLVGPLGPKTFPKMESLKDLQLSHNSLSSVKMGALQGLTNLTTLRLQHNLIDVIEDHAFIHLTTLVILDMAHNRIVAVSGASLAHLSYLQELDLRHNFLRALTADLVQPLKSLRVLKLDENDISIIAGDAMKPNTILKHLTLLENPLNCDCSLIEFSLWLANASIPAEDKATAICTTPPSLENALLMEITSDSLLCGEDEQESIMAPLSTSYRAKVNLQDFKYDGVAVKLNWRVEEGASPYTCDAIFIYEEEGPNEILLESFPIKCNSSEMMNPGVLEVTVPTSLQLQHKYRYCVALFGSDKSDDVSLILGCSDMIPLEANPSIVPPRGSFIALMPRVVTIQANLSSSGSLNLEVQIYPENEVKCELNIAILDQNTLLSQRKLPCEEPRYTFVDLVQGPYRVCANVFHPGPAIDLPKPKCVTVFKKDFHRFSGLDIAFVTIFTILCIMVIALIWGVRKMLLKPKIQTHQCFLPPDCDDNVQHNRLSKQLWDRSSLFVTCCNYLAELRTTFADVKIECGFHHPILPPPPLQNSVLIPSNWKLQGGSGYVQSWERELNVNVEKRFEELKFILDKDILEECAAKSDINYKIAILELKKEKMHSKVALGSPYLALDLPDVEELKLSEDLPTTNFKKCEEYVRKIKAMLQSSAHKDEVFSSPETSGSSRTKSNKSSIVELPY is encoded by the exons ATGTGGTGGCTGACTTTGTCCCTAATATGGTGGTGCGGAACCGCAGCAATACCCTCCCCGGCGCCGCCCCCCGATGGTGCCCGCGGCGCATGGCATTGTCCAGAAATAACCCAACAACCAGTGGTAGAGTGCAGCTGCGACATGCCTCACACTCTGAGATGTACTGGAGATAAGACTGCCTTGCAAATAATAG CTCGAAAGCTCCGATCGTTGGGAGCGGCCTCGATATCTCTCCTAGACTGTACAGTGCAAAACGTTTCGGTCCTCTCTGGGCCTCTGCTGGAAGGCATCTCGCTCCATGGACTAGTCATTTCATCTGGGGAGGTCAGAGATGTCGATTCGATCGCTTTCGAAG gctTGACTTCACCGCTTCAAGCTCTCGGATTGCCGAACAACCAGCTGACATCCGTACCCACCTTAGCTCTGAACAGTTTACCCGAACTAGATCGCCTCGACTTATCAGGAAATCGCATGAAGACCCTGGAAGGAGCCTCTTTCAAG GGCCTGAGAAATCTCTCGTTCATCGATATCAGCAACAACATTATCACGAAGATATCTCCGAACACTTTCGACAACCTTCCTCAGCTTCGAATTCTTCGCCTGAGAGCTAACCGCATCTCTATACATGTCATTACCAAAGTGAACCCCATTACGACAGTCGAAGACTTGGATATGTCAGAGAATTTATTAGTGGGGCCTCTAGGTCCCAAAACCTTCCCCAAAATGGAGTCTCTGAAGGACTTGCAGTTGTCTCATAACTCTCTGAGCAGCGTTAAAATGGGTGCTCTACAAGGATTGACTAACCTCACGACTTTGAGACTGCAGCATAATCTCATTGATGTGATTGAGGACCACGCCTTTATTCATTTGACTACTTTGGTGATATTAGATATGGCTCACAATAGAATCGTAGCCGTGTCTGGAGCCTCGCTGGCGCATTTGAGTTATCTACAAGAGCTGGACTTAAGACATAATTTCCTGAGAGCTTTGACCGCAGATTTGGTGCAACCCTTGAAGTCTCTGAGGGTGCTCAAGCTTGACGAGAACGATATTTCTATTATCGCAGGAGATGCCATGAAACCCAATACTATTCTGAAGCACCTAACCTTACTGGAAAATCCGTTAAATTGCGATTGCAGTTTGATAGAGTTTAGTTTATGGCTGGCCAACGCCTCGATACCAGCTGAAGATAAGGCCACTGCAATCTGCACCACTCCTCCCTCGTTGGAAAACGCCCTATTGATGGAAATCACCTCGGATTCGCTGCTTTGCGGGGAAGACGAGCAGGAGTCCATCATGGCTCCTTTGAGCACCTCTTACAGGGCTAAAGTGAACCTGCAGGATTTTAAATACGACGGAGTAGCAGTGAAACTGAATTGGAGAGTCGAAGAAGGGGCTTCGCCTTACACTTGCGACGCAATATTTATCTACGAGGAGGAGGGCCCGAACGAAATTCTTCTGGAGTCCTTTCCCATCAAGTGCAACTCTAGTGAAATGATGAATCCCGGAGTTCTCGAAGTCACCGTGCCCACGTCGCTGCAGCTGCAACACAAATATCGCTACTGCGTCGCTTTGTTCGGATCAGACAAATCCGATGACGTTTCCTTGATCCTAGGCTGTTCCGATATGATCCCGCTAGAGGCCAACCCATCCATCGTGCCTCCTCGAGGTAGCTTCATCGCGCTAATGCCTAGGGTGGTGACCATTCAAGCGAATCTGTCCTCGTCTGGAAGCTTGAATTTGGAGGTGCAAATATACCCAGAGAATGAGGTCAAGTGTGAACTCAACATAGCCATTCTAGACCAGAACACGTTGCTCTCTCAGAGGAAACTACCCTGCGAGGAACCTAGATATACCTTCGTGGATCTAGTGCAGGGACCTTATAGAGTGTGCGCAAATGTTTTCCATCCAGGGCCGGCGATTGACTTGCCTAAACCGAAATGTGTCACCGTCTTCAAGAAGGATTTTCACAGGTTTTCTGGCTTGGACATAGCATTTGTGACCATCTTTACGATTTTGTGCATTATGGTGATAGCGCTGATTTGGGGAGTGAGGAAAATGCTCCTGAAGCCGAAGATACAGACACATCAGTGCTTTTTGCCTCCGGATTGTGACGATAACGTGCAGCATAATCG GTTATCCAAGCAACTTTGGGACCGCTCCTCCCTCTTCGTAACATGTTGCAACTACTTGGCCGAACTCAGAACAACCTTCGCAGATGTTAAGATCGAATGTGGGTTCCATCACCCAATTTTGCCACCTCCTCCTCTACAAAATAGCGTGTTGATACCATCAAACTGGAAACTGCAAGGAGGATCTGGATACGTCCAAAG ttggGAACGGGAGCTTAACGTGAACGTGGAAAAACGGTTCGAAGAGCTAAAATTCATTCTAGACAAAGACATTCTTGAGGAATGTGCAGCCAAAAGTGACATCAATTACAAGATCGCAATCCTGGAATTGAAAAAGGAGAAA ATGCATTCGAAAGTTGCCCTGGGATCGCCCTATTTAGCACTGGATCTGCCTGACGTAGAAGAGTTGAAACTATCTGAAGATCTTCCGactacaaatttcaaaaaatgtgaagAGTACGTCAGGAAGATCAAGGCCATGTTGCAAAGTTCCGCCCACAAGGACGAGGTGTTTTCTTCACCGGAAACGTCCGGCAGCAGCAGGACAAAGTCTAATAAAAGCAGCATTGTAGAACTACCTTACTAG
- the LOC136348066 gene encoding cilia- and flagella-associated protein 337-like isoform X2, producing MLLQNLTCKDLDELHKYFKTKLDDNGLEVGVTKDEFLEFAAIKEHGTHGNALFDAITHEQASTITWNDFLDFSIKNISPEIRNPLSLNVKSIEPVAHTKIESVAKIVLIETDQYFCYAIILKHGRVGLYDGNMNFLTSYHAVMTREDVSRPEDERRRRNRWVTDALFCPDSLLFLVTNTARSIVIYEASGLNHVPYWLILSTPNILECLWYKPSSRLKHSEGGYTNSLLFAGDCYGNVMSFTFLQPKNGLLRRKRNDQITLFYWNDFLEERDHVIVKFHRKVHNGSITRIKYFEELELLVTSSADPVNSVVLKDLGRKKSTISYRTEKGISCFDLRIPSKLLITGSDNGIIKLWNIFISKAVAVLTAHQSKIVDIQVMEPQNLFLSCSGDAVLKLWDLKESTCLQTIKLKFPCFRIHGKVIEWGINCIYPGPKRKEWDESGSKDNERECFGIGDINEMKAEFNDERLSKQLWDRSSLFVTCCNYLAELRTTFADVKIECGFHHPILPPPPLQNSVLIPSNWKLQGGSGYVQSWERELNVNVEKRFEELKFILDKDILEECAAKSDINYKIAILELKKEKMHSKVALGSPYLALDLPDVEELKLSEDLPTTNFKKCEEYVRKIKAMLQSSAHKDEVFSSPETSGSSRTKSNKSSIVELPY from the exons ATGTTACTGCAAAATCTGACGTGTAAGGACCTGGACGAGCTACACAAATACTTTAAGACGAAACTCGATGATAACGGTTTGGAGGTGGGAGTGACCAAGGATGAGTTTTTGGAATTTGCCGCCATTAAAG AACATGGAACGCATGGAAACGCACTTTTTGACGCCATTACGCACGAGCAAGCCTCGACCATCACGTGGAACGATTTCCtagatttttccattaaaaacatatCTCCAGAGATCAGAAATCCATTGAGCCTCAATGTGAAATCCATTGAACCAGTGGCGCACACCAAG ATCGAGTCAGTGGCCAAAATAGTTCTAATTGAGACTGACCAATACTTCTGCTATGCGATTATCCTGAAACATGGAAGAGTGGGTCTATATGATGGAAATATGAATTTCTTAACTTCGTACCATGCCGTGATGACCAGGGAGGATGTAAGCCGACCTGAAGATGAACGAAGGAGGCGGAATAG ATGGGTTACGGATGCGCTCTTCTGTCCGGACTCTCTATTGTTCCTCGTCACTAACACAGCAAGGAGTATAGTAATCTATGAAGCATCAGGGCTTAATCACGTACCTTACTGGTTAATTCTCAGTACGCCCAACATCCTAGAG TGTCTTTGGTACAAGCCATCCTCTAGGCTGAAGCACTCTGAAGGTGGTTACACCAACAGCTTACTTTTCGCTGGGGACTGCTATGGTAATGTGATGAGCTTCACCTTTCTTCAGCCGAAGAATGGGCTTTTGCGCAGGAAAAGAAACGACCAGATAACGTTGTTTTATTGGAAC GATTTTCTGGAAGAAAGGGATCATGTGATAGTGAAATTTCACAGGAAAGTTCACAATGGCTCCATTACCAGAATTAAGTACTTCGAAGAACTAGAGCTTTTAGTGACTTCTAGTGCGGATCCTGTAAATTCGGTTGTACTGAAGGACCTTGGACGTAAAAAGAGCACTATTTCCTACAGAACTGAAAAG GGGATTAGCTGCTTTGATTTGAGAATTCCATCCAAACTCCTAATAACCGGAAGCGACAATGGAATCATAAAACTCTGGAACATCTTCATATCCAAAGCGGTAGCGGTGCTCACTGCCCATCAGTCCAAAATCGTCGACATACAAGTCATGGAACCCCAAAATCTCTTCCTAAGCTGCTCAGGCGATGCC GTGTTAAAGTTATGGGATCTGAAGGAAAGTACTTGTCTGCAGACAATAAAACTTAAGTTCCCTTGCTTCCGTATTCATGGAAAAGTCATTGAGTGGGGCATAAATTGCATTTACCCGGGGCCTAAGAGGAAGGAGTGGGATGAATCGGGCTCTAAGGATAACGAAAGGGAGTGTTTTGGAATTGGGGATATCAACGAGATGAAGGCTGAGTTTAATGACGAAAG GTTATCCAAGCAACTTTGGGACCGCTCCTCCCTCTTCGTAACATGTTGCAACTACTTGGCCGAACTCAGAACAACCTTCGCAGATGTTAAGATCGAATGTGGGTTCCATCACCCAATTTTGCCACCTCCTCCTCTACAAAATAGCGTGTTGATACCATCAAACTGGAAACTGCAAGGAGGATCTGGATACGTCCAAAG ttggGAACGGGAGCTTAACGTGAACGTGGAAAAACGGTTCGAAGAGCTAAAATTCATTCTAGACAAAGACATTCTTGAGGAATGTGCAGCCAAAAGTGACATCAATTACAAGATCGCAATCCTGGAATTGAAAAAGGAGAAA ATGCATTCGAAAGTTGCCCTGGGATCGCCCTATTTAGCACTGGATCTGCCTGACGTAGAAGAGTTGAAACTATCTGAAGATCTTCCGactacaaatttcaaaaaatgtgaagAGTACGTCAGGAAGATCAAGGCCATGTTGCAAAGTTCCGCCCACAAGGACGAGGTGTTTTCTTCACCGGAAACGTCCGGCAGCAGCAGGACAAAGTCTAATAAAAGCAGCATTGTAGAACTACCTTACTAG
- the LOC136348068 gene encoding acetylcholine receptor subunit alpha-like isoform X1 produces MFNFVILVNIICVVNCVFYKSNSSDLTKCDISYSRSGSTYKEFYPIHTQENETFFLDFHFAVLATSDAHILLTESDNVSKKDSAYEVVIGAGGNTFCDIRRMQKSEVKQSVHIKGLLSALDPHFFWLHITKGGVLEVGREGDNASFIEWMDPEPLAVKFISFSTWSGIEAKWYFNCDRSESQEEIEKRLTALDKLRRNLLKPYDPLVRPVINQSTITQILMAMDIEYLDLDEQKSSIELQGTTSMRWHDEKLYWDPIAYENVTQIHAARSEVWTPEFTCYSTVSTPIQLPQNSILTVDNRGEVLWKTTFHLKAFCDEPQMADWPRNIHICKVLFGFAVDYGSIVLNFSDTSSSFLQQSSSQWLVLEASVVDIETTNDSSTNEPRFGVYFEIRRSSAMYGMVFLVPLLVIGICLLFVWWVSPRGNTKLLLGCSQVIIGIIMLLALAHFVPHKPGRVPLLIVLYVWCLGSSLLAVMLSVMVTNLYKKKHSKPLPHVVCNVLTKRVVKVALWLPNIVMPEDYGDLDISLSLSNVSRAEDKDHQFWILLVIAIERVVFLFYTIFIVTIMVKYVISCF; encoded by the exons atgtttaattttgttatattagTGAATATTATTTGCGTTGTTAACTGTGTATTTTATAAGTCAAATTCCTCAG ATTTAACCAAATGCGACATATCATATTCCCGGTCTGGTAGTACCTACAAGGAATTTTACCCAATCCATACTCAAGAAAATGAAACTTTCTTCTTGGATTTCCATTTCGCCGTTTTAGCTACCAGTGATGCCCACATATTACTGACCGAATCAG ATAACGTCAGTAAAAAAGACTCTGCATATGAAGTGGTTATCGGTGCAGGAGGAAATACTTTTTGTGATATCAGAAGAATGCAGAAATCGGAGGTCAAGCAGTCGGTTCATATCAAGGGTTTGTTGTCTGCTCTTGATCCTCACTTTTTTTGGCTTCACATCACCAAAGGTGGAGTACTCGAAGTGGGAAGAGAAGGCGACAATGCATCTTTCATTGAGTGGATGGACCCTGAACCATTAGCCGTGAAATTTATAAGTTTCAGTACCTGGTCGGGAATCGAAGCCAAGTGGTACTTCAACTGCGATCGATCAGAAAGTCAAGAA GAAATTGAGAAAAGACTAACAGCACTGGACAAGCTTAGGCGAAACCTTTTAAAACCATACGACCCTTTGGTTAGACCTGTAATAAACCAATCTACAAtcactcaaattttgatggcCATGGATATTGAATACCTGGATTTA GACGAGCAAAAATCTTCAATAGAGCTTCAAGGCACTACTTCCATG AGATGGCACGACGAAAAGCTTTATTGGGACCCCATTGCCTATGAGAACGTAACGCAAATCCATGCAGCTAGGAGCGAAGTTTGGACTCCAGAGTTTACCTGTTACAG CACTGTAAGCACTCCAATACAGCTGCCCCAAAACTCCATCCTAACAGTAGACAATAGAGGTGAGGTGTTATGGAAAACCACATTTCACTTGAAGGCGTTTTGCGATGAGCCCCAAATGGCAGATTGGCCCAGGAACATTCACATTTGCAAAGTCCTTTTCGGATTTGCAGTGGACTACGGCAGTATTGTACTTAACTTTAGTGATACTTCTAGCAGTTTC TTGCAACAAAGCTCCTCACAATGGCTGGTATTAGAGGCCTCCGTAGTTGATATTGAAACGACTAATGATAGCTCCACCAACGAGCCCAGATTTGGAGTTTACTTTGAGATTAGGAGATCCTCTGCTATGTATGGCATGGTGTTCCTCGTGCCCCTTCTTG TCATAGGCATTTGCCTGCTTTTCGTCTGGTGGGTGTCACCACGAGGTAACACGAAACTGCTCCTGGGTTGTTCACAAGTCATAATAGGGATTATAATGTTACTCGCTCTGGCGCATTTTGTGCCCCACAAGCCCGGCAGAGTTCCATTGCTAA TCGTCCTTTATGTATGGTGTTTAGGAAGCAGCTTACTGGCAGTGATGTTGTCAGTTATGGTGACAAACCTCTATAAGAAGAAACATTCAAAACCGCTTCCTCATGTGGTTTGCAATGTCTTGACTAAAAGAGTTGTTAAGGTAGCTCTATGGTTACCCAATATCGTG ATGCCCGAAGATTATGGGGACTTGGACATATCCCTATCTCTCTCCAACGTATCTAGGGCAGAAGACAAGGACCACCAATTCTGGATCCTTTTAGTAATCGCCATTGAAAGAGTAGTGTTCTTGTTTTACACAATCTTTATTGTAACAATCATGGTTAAATACGTAATATcctgtttttga